The Burkholderia sp. NRF60-BP8 genomic sequence TCGTAGACGGCCAGTTCGGTGATGAAGCGCAGGATCAGCGGCGCGTCGGCGACGGTGGCGGAACGGATATCGATTTGCACGGTGGGGAGCCCTCCTTCGGCCCGGACGGAAAACGGAATACGGCGCCGGCGCTCTCGCACTGGCGCCGGTCGGATCGACATGCTACGTTCACGGCACAACTGCAGGAAGTGCAGTCTTTTCATTCCGACCTGAACATGATGCATCCCGACCTGCGCCGCCTCGACCTGAACCTGCTGCTCGTGTTCGACGCGTTGTACCGCCACCGGTCGGTCGCGGCGGCCGCGCATGAACTCGCGCTGAGCCCGTCGGCGTTGAGCCATGCGCTCGCGCGGCTGCGCGACGCGATCGGCGATGCGCTGTTCGTGCGCCTCGGCAACGAGATGCAGCCGACCGTGCGCGCCGACGACATCGCCACGTGGGCCGGCGACGCGCTCGACGCGATGTCGAAGGGGCTCGCCCGCGCGCGCCGCTTCGATCCCGCGCAAAGCGACCGCACGTTCGTATTCGCCGCGACCGACTACACGGCGTTCGCGGTGCTGCCGGCGTTCCTGGCCCGCATCCAGCACGTCGCGCCGCACCTGCGGATCCGCGTCATCCATTCGGACCGCAAGATTTCCGTCGACGAGCTCGCGGCCGGCCGCATCGACTTCGCGCTCGGCTACCACGAGGAATCGGCGGCCGACGCGCCCGGCATCGAGGATTTCGACTGGTTCTCCGACGACTATGTCGTGATCGCGAGCGCCACGCATCCGGACATCCGTCGGCGGCTGACGCTCGACCAGTATCTGGCGGCCCGCCACGTGGTCGTCACGCCGTGGAACGAAGCGCGCGGCGTCGTC encodes the following:
- a CDS encoding LysR family transcriptional regulator, which translates into the protein MMHPDLRRLDLNLLLVFDALYRHRSVAAAAHELALSPSALSHALARLRDAIGDALFVRLGNEMQPTVRADDIATWAGDALDAMSKGLARARRFDPAQSDRTFVFAATDYTAFAVLPAFLARIQHVAPHLRIRVIHSDRKISVDELAAGRIDFALGYHEESAADAPGIEDFDWFSDDYVVIASATHPDIRRRLTLDQYLAARHVVVTPWNEARGVVDHVLDRLGLARQVAVQLPTVLAAPFVIAESALLMTVPNRAAQALRHAAPIRIFPAPFEIPRYTVKVYSHAKHARTDAHRWIRAQLLDARPRPA